One segment of Cellulomonas fulva DNA contains the following:
- a CDS encoding ABC transporter permease subunit gives MIRLIRTELYRWSGRTLLWVLAAATVAFAVIVPLNAWTESRPPSQQDYERAQDQLEQQQQMMQEQLDSCLEGQEAEREATGDPTLDWGCEWEPRVEDFLPWRQYFDTEAESGVAGMAIVLVLAGVLMGASFVAAEFSTGAIGNWLTFAPRRGRVLTSKLTATALGYLPTVVVATVVLVGGSWLGFRLNDAMQNPSVYVDEAGAGPDLMTPANLTLMGLRIVAVAIAMAVAGAALGFLLRHTAAVLGVLLGWAVLVEGFLRVQAPKLQPYTLAVNLDAWVRGGTQYGIERCEYDADNGGTMCETIYHDVSQAHGAVVLGIVLVVLVGLAALVFRRRDVS, from the coding sequence ATGATCCGCCTGATCCGCACCGAGCTGTACCGCTGGAGCGGCCGGACCCTGCTGTGGGTCCTGGCCGCGGCGACCGTCGCGTTCGCCGTGATCGTGCCGCTCAACGCCTGGACCGAGTCGCGGCCGCCGAGCCAGCAGGACTACGAGCGCGCCCAGGACCAGCTCGAGCAGCAGCAGCAGATGATGCAGGAGCAGCTCGACTCGTGCCTCGAGGGCCAGGAGGCGGAACGCGAGGCGACCGGCGACCCGACGCTCGACTGGGGCTGCGAGTGGGAGCCGCGGGTCGAGGACTTCCTGCCGTGGCGCCAGTACTTCGACACCGAGGCCGAGTCGGGCGTCGCGGGGATGGCGATCGTCCTGGTGCTGGCCGGCGTGCTCATGGGCGCGAGCTTCGTCGCGGCCGAGTTCTCCACGGGCGCGATCGGGAACTGGCTGACGTTCGCCCCGCGGCGCGGCCGGGTGCTGACGAGCAAGCTCACCGCGACCGCCCTGGGCTACCTGCCGACGGTGGTCGTCGCGACGGTGGTGCTGGTCGGCGGCTCGTGGCTCGGCTTCCGGCTCAACGACGCGATGCAGAACCCGAGCGTCTACGTCGACGAGGCAGGCGCCGGTCCGGACCTGATGACGCCCGCGAACCTGACGCTCATGGGCCTGCGGATCGTGGCGGTCGCGATCGCCATGGCGGTCGCGGGCGCGGCGCTCGGGTTCCTCCTGCGCCACACGGCGGCGGTGCTCGGGGTCCTGCTCGGCTGGGCGGTGCTCGTCGAGGGCTTCCTCCGGGTGCAGGCGCCGAAGCTCCAGCCGTACACCCTCGCGGTCAACCTCGACGCGTGGGTGCGCGGCGGCACGCAGTACGGCATCGAGCGCTGCGAGTACGACGCGGACAACGGCGGCACCATGTGCGAGACGATCTACCACGACGTCAGCCAGGCGCACGGTGCGGTGGTGCTCGGGATCGTGCTCGTCGTGCTCGTCGGACTGGCCGCCCTGGTGTTCCGCCGCCGCGACGTGAGCTGA
- a CDS encoding ABC transporter ATP-binding protein, translating into MSTRGLRKTYRRFDLSQVVAVEGLDLDVPAGGVHGFLGPNGSGKTTTIRMLLGLAAPDSGEMRLFGVPVPQRLPDVVGRVGAVVEQPKFVPMFSGRRNLQLLATAIETPHARVEEVLELVDLRERARDPFRRFSLGMKQRLAIAATLLKDPDLLIFDEPTNGLDPAGIRDVRATMRRLAGEGRTVLVSSHILAEVEQVADTVSIVARGRLVAEGTVAALVRGRGQVRVLVPDRAAAAALLAAQGWTVQPEGDGLVVAGTADGGAVNEVLARGGVYAHDLRTVHDDLESVFLELTAHVGTGGTQRRGRRGRTSDDHEVVA; encoded by the coding sequence ATCTCCACCAGGGGCCTGCGCAAGACGTACCGCCGGTTCGACCTCTCGCAGGTCGTCGCCGTGGAGGGCCTGGACCTCGACGTGCCGGCGGGCGGCGTGCACGGCTTCCTGGGCCCCAACGGGTCGGGGAAGACGACGACGATCCGGATGCTGCTGGGCCTCGCGGCCCCGGACTCGGGCGAGATGCGGCTGTTCGGCGTCCCCGTGCCGCAGCGGCTCCCGGACGTGGTCGGCCGGGTCGGGGCCGTCGTCGAGCAGCCCAAGTTCGTGCCGATGTTCTCGGGGCGGCGCAACCTGCAGCTGCTGGCCACCGCGATCGAGACCCCGCACGCGCGCGTCGAGGAGGTCCTCGAGCTCGTCGACCTGCGCGAGCGCGCACGCGACCCGTTCCGCCGGTTCTCGCTCGGAATGAAGCAGCGGCTCGCGATCGCAGCGACGCTCCTCAAGGACCCCGACCTGCTGATCTTCGACGAGCCGACGAACGGCCTGGACCCGGCGGGCATCCGCGACGTGCGCGCGACCATGCGTCGGCTCGCGGGGGAGGGCCGCACCGTCCTGGTCTCCAGCCACATCCTGGCGGAGGTCGAGCAGGTCGCCGACACGGTCTCGATCGTCGCGCGCGGGCGGCTCGTCGCGGAGGGCACCGTGGCGGCGCTCGTCCGGGGCCGCGGCCAGGTCCGCGTGCTGGTCCCGGACCGCGCCGCGGCGGCGGCGCTGCTCGCCGCGCAGGGCTGGACGGTGCAGCCCGAGGGGGACGGGCTCGTCGTCGCCGGGACCGCCGACGGCGGCGCGGTCAACGAGGTGCTCGCGCGGGGCGGCGTCTACGCCCACGACCTGCGCACGGTGCACGACGACCTGGAGTCCGTCTTCCTCGAGCTCACCGCGCACGTGGGTACGGGCGGCACGCAGCGCCGCGGTCGTCGCGGGCGCACGTCGGACGACCACGAGGTCGTCGCATGA
- a CDS encoding ABC transporter permease subunit, with product MSALVRAELARVRARTVVWGTALVLVVAALGFVVAAWDDTRPPTEQQVAEAQVAFDAALADHERHHDEQVARCEEVEGDVPADEDGTSCEELFAAPVLEAFLPYRPALAETFARRLQPMTWVLVVGLLVMGVSLVSADLASGAMSTWLTFAPRRGRVLLSRLVAALAAAVPVAVLALGTAALGIVAVLAWNGALGTDRADAAQELASITWRALATGLWATTLGLGLAFALRHAAAVAGVVVWWVAAVESALPTIFPQARGVTLGTNLGAWVEGVGYWLTEECAPDAAGVETCTTVEHVVTQAQGGLVLLGVALVALGLGALAFRLRDIG from the coding sequence ATGAGCGCGCTGGTCCGGGCCGAGCTCGCGCGCGTGCGGGCGCGGACCGTCGTGTGGGGCACCGCGCTCGTGCTCGTGGTCGCGGCGCTCGGGTTCGTCGTGGCGGCGTGGGACGACACGAGGCCGCCCACCGAGCAGCAGGTCGCCGAGGCGCAGGTGGCGTTCGACGCGGCGCTGGCCGACCACGAGCGGCACCACGACGAGCAGGTCGCGCGGTGCGAGGAGGTCGAGGGCGACGTGCCCGCCGACGAGGACGGGACGAGCTGCGAGGAGCTGTTCGCCGCTCCCGTGCTCGAGGCGTTCCTCCCGTACCGGCCGGCCCTGGCGGAGACGTTCGCGCGCAGGCTGCAGCCGATGACCTGGGTGCTGGTGGTCGGCCTGCTCGTGATGGGCGTGAGCCTCGTGAGCGCCGACCTCGCCTCCGGTGCCATGAGCACGTGGCTGACGTTCGCCCCGCGGCGCGGCCGGGTCCTGCTGAGCAGGCTCGTCGCCGCGCTCGCGGCCGCGGTGCCGGTGGCTGTCCTCGCGCTCGGGACGGCGGCGCTGGGCATCGTCGCGGTCCTCGCCTGGAACGGCGCGCTGGGCACGGACCGCGCGGACGCCGCGCAGGAGCTCGCGTCGATCACGTGGCGAGCGCTCGCGACGGGGCTGTGGGCGACGACGCTGGGGCTGGGCCTCGCCTTCGCGCTGCGCCACGCTGCCGCCGTCGCGGGCGTCGTCGTGTGGTGGGTCGCCGCCGTCGAGAGCGCGCTCCCGACGATCTTCCCCCAGGCCCGCGGCGTCACCCTCGGGACGAACCTCGGCGCGTGGGTCGAGGGCGTCGGCTACTGGCTGACGGAGGAGTGCGCGCCGGACGCCGCCGGCGTCGAGACGTGCACGACCGTCGAGCACGTGGTCACCCAGGCCCAGGGCGGCCTGGTCCTGCTCGGGGTGGCTCTCGTGGCGCTCGGGCTGGGTGCGCTGGCGTTCCGGCTGCGCGACATCGGCTAG
- a CDS encoding AMIN-like domain-containing (lipo)protein has translation MVLALAAGLTLVGCEAGDPTGAGDGPTAPATAPSSDGATDRATPAEPTPAEPTSAEPTSTEPTSTDPTSTDPTSAEPDGGPFADPGTVLEQDADGGVLTVVDVRTGRHDGFERVVYELAGTGLPGWRVEYVEEAVDDPSGEVVDVPGPATLQVVVTGTAYPDETGHDELARDVAGAGAVLEVTRPLTFEGASQSFVGLDERRPFRVTLLRDPARVVLDVRT, from the coding sequence ATGGTGCTCGCGCTGGCGGCGGGTCTCACGCTCGTCGGCTGCGAGGCAGGCGACCCGACCGGGGCCGGCGACGGCCCGACGGCGCCGGCCACCGCACCCTCGTCGGACGGCGCGACGGACCGTGCGACGCCGGCCGAACCCACCCCAGCCGAGCCCACGTCAGCCGAGCCCACGTCAACAGAACCCACGTCAACAGACCCCACGTCAACAGACCCCACGTCAGCCGAGCCGGACGGCGGCCCTTTCGCGGACCCGGGCACCGTCCTCGAGCAGGACGCGGACGGCGGCGTGCTCACGGTGGTGGACGTGCGCACCGGCCGGCACGACGGTTTCGAGCGCGTGGTCTACGAGCTGGCCGGCACGGGGCTGCCGGGATGGCGCGTCGAGTACGTCGAGGAGGCGGTCGACGACCCGAGCGGCGAGGTCGTCGACGTCCCGGGTCCGGCCACGCTGCAGGTCGTCGTGACCGGCACGGCGTACCCGGACGAGACAGGTCACGACGAGCTCGCGCGGGACGTCGCCGGCGCCGGAGCCGTCCTCGAGGTGACCCGCCCCCTGACCTTCGAGGGCGCGTCCCAGTCGTTCGTCGGGCTCGACGAGCGGCGGCCGTTCCGCGTGACGCTCCTGCGCGACCCGGCGCGCGTCGTGCTCGACGTGCGGACCTGA
- a CDS encoding acetolactate synthase large subunit, which translates to MAQGPHPAPPRTPVSPAVVSAAARPAPSTPTTAAEKVTGAQSIVRSLEEVGAEVVFGIPGGAILPTYDPLMDSTRLRHILVRHEQGGGHAATGYAAATGRVGVCMATSGPGATNLVTPIADANMDSVPLVAITGQVGASLIGTDAFQEADIVGITLPVTKHNFLVTDADEIPRVIAEAFHIAESGRPGPVLVDIAKSAMQAQTTFAWPQEIALPGYHPVTKPHAKQIREAARLLATARRPVLYVGGGVIRARAARQLRALVDASGAPAVTTLMARGALPDTHPQNLGMPGMHGTVAAVAALQKADLVVALGARFDDRVTGQLSSFAPNATVVHADIDPAEIGKNKAVDVPIVGDLAEVLADLLPELEREHGQHGKPDLEAWWRQLDAWRETFPLGYDEPSDGHLAPQHVIQRIGEITGPEATYVAGVGQHQMWAAQFIKYERPNAWLNSGGLGTMGYAVPAAMGAKVGEPDRTVWAIDGDGCFQMTNQELATCAINEIPIKVAVVNNSSLGMVRQWQTLFYESRYSNTDLHTGHGTRRIPDFVKLADAYGCVGLRCETKADVDATIKRALEIDDQPVVVDFTVSRDAMVWPMVAAGVSNDDIQYARGISPAWDRED; encoded by the coding sequence ATGGCCCAGGGCCCCCACCCGGCACCGCCGCGGACACCCGTGAGCCCGGCGGTCGTGAGCGCCGCAGCGCGCCCCGCGCCGAGCACCCCGACGACCGCGGCCGAGAAGGTGACGGGAGCGCAGTCGATCGTCCGCTCGCTCGAGGAGGTCGGTGCGGAGGTCGTCTTCGGCATCCCCGGCGGCGCGATCCTGCCGACGTACGACCCGCTGATGGACTCCACGCGGCTCCGGCACATCCTGGTCCGGCACGAGCAGGGCGGCGGTCACGCGGCGACGGGCTACGCCGCCGCGACCGGCCGGGTGGGCGTCTGCATGGCGACGTCCGGCCCGGGCGCCACCAACCTGGTCACGCCGATCGCCGACGCGAACATGGACTCGGTGCCCCTCGTCGCGATCACCGGGCAGGTGGGCGCGTCGCTGATCGGCACGGACGCGTTCCAGGAGGCCGACATCGTCGGCATCACGCTGCCGGTGACCAAGCACAACTTCCTGGTCACGGACGCGGACGAGATCCCGCGCGTCATCGCGGAGGCGTTCCACATCGCCGAGTCCGGGCGGCCCGGCCCGGTGCTCGTGGACATCGCCAAGTCGGCGATGCAGGCGCAGACCACCTTCGCGTGGCCGCAGGAGATCGCGCTGCCCGGCTACCACCCGGTGACCAAGCCGCACGCCAAGCAGATCCGCGAGGCCGCGCGCCTCCTCGCGACGGCTCGTCGTCCCGTGCTGTACGTCGGCGGCGGCGTCATCCGCGCCCGTGCGGCACGCCAGCTGCGCGCGCTCGTCGACGCGTCGGGCGCGCCCGCCGTCACCACGCTCATGGCGCGCGGCGCCCTGCCGGACACGCACCCGCAGAACCTCGGGATGCCGGGCATGCACGGCACGGTCGCCGCCGTCGCGGCGCTGCAGAAGGCGGACCTCGTCGTCGCCCTGGGTGCGCGGTTCGACGACCGGGTGACGGGCCAGCTCTCGTCGTTCGCGCCGAACGCGACCGTGGTGCACGCCGACATCGACCCCGCGGAGATCGGCAAGAACAAGGCGGTCGACGTGCCGATCGTCGGCGACCTCGCGGAGGTGCTGGCAGACCTGCTGCCGGAGCTCGAGCGTGAGCACGGCCAGCACGGCAAGCCGGACCTCGAGGCCTGGTGGCGCCAGCTCGACGCGTGGCGGGAGACGTTCCCGCTCGGCTACGACGAGCCCTCGGACGGCCACCTCGCGCCGCAGCACGTGATCCAACGGATCGGGGAGATCACCGGTCCGGAGGCGACCTACGTCGCGGGCGTCGGGCAGCACCAGATGTGGGCCGCGCAGTTCATCAAGTACGAGCGCCCGAACGCGTGGCTCAACTCCGGTGGCCTCGGCACCATGGGCTACGCCGTCCCGGCGGCCATGGGGGCCAAGGTCGGGGAGCCGGACCGCACCGTCTGGGCGATCGACGGCGACGGCTGCTTCCAGATGACCAACCAGGAGCTCGCGACCTGCGCGATCAACGAGATCCCGATCAAGGTCGCGGTGGTGAACAACTCCTCGCTCGGCATGGTCCGGCAGTGGCAGACGCTGTTCTACGAGTCGCGGTACTCGAACACCGACCTGCACACCGGTCACGGCACGCGCCGCATCCCGGACTTCGTCAAGCTCGCGGACGCCTACGGCTGCGTGGGCCTGCGGTGCGAGACGAAGGCCGACGTCGACGCGACGATCAAGCGCGCGCTCGAGATCGACGACCAGCCCGTCGTGGTCGACTTCACCGTCTCGCGCGACGCGATGGTGTGGCCGATGGTCGCCGCGGGCGTGAGCAACGACGACATCCAGTACGCGCGGGGCATCAGCCCGGCGTGGGACCGGGAGGACTGA
- the ilvN gene encoding acetolactate synthase small subunit has product MSRHTLSVLVENKPGVLTRVAGLFARRAFNIHSLAVGPTEHTEISRITVVVDVDELPLEQVTKQLNKLINVIKIVELEDAASVQRELLLVKVKADVTQRTSVLEVVQLFRAHVVDVVPDSVVIEATGSPGKLDALLAALEPFGIREIVQSGTVAIGRGSRSITDRALERVSRSA; this is encoded by the coding sequence ATGAGCCGGCACACCCTGTCCGTCCTCGTCGAGAACAAGCCCGGCGTGCTCACGCGCGTCGCGGGCCTGTTCGCGCGGCGGGCGTTCAACATCCACTCGCTCGCGGTGGGCCCCACGGAGCACACCGAGATCTCCCGCATCACCGTCGTCGTCGACGTCGACGAGCTGCCTCTCGAGCAGGTGACGAAGCAGCTGAACAAGCTGATCAACGTCATCAAGATCGTCGAGCTCGAGGACGCGGCCTCGGTCCAGCGCGAGCTGCTGCTGGTCAAGGTCAAGGCCGACGTCACGCAGCGGACCTCCGTCCTCGAGGTGGTCCAGCTGTTCCGCGCGCACGTCGTCGACGTCGTCCCGGACAGCGTCGTGATCGAGGCGACCGGCTCGCCCGGCAAGCTCGACGCGCTCCTGGCCGCTCTCGAGCCGTTCGGCATCCGTGAGATCGTGCAGTCCGGGACGGTGGCCATCGGCCGCGGCTCGCGCTCGATCACGGACCGGGCGCTCGAGCGCGTCTCGCGCTCCGCCTGA